GAAAATGTCCGGGCAATGTCGCCCCTAGTCCACAACATAACGAACTATGTTACAGTGAACGATGTCGCAAACGCAATATTAGCCGCCGGAGCCAGTCCCATTATGGCCGATGAGCCTGATGACGCATACGAAATCACCGCGATATGCTCCGCGCTGAACGTCAACATAGGCACACTCAATTCACGCACAATAGAAGCGATGTTCCGGGCCGGGAAGAGGGCTTCAGAGCTGGGACACGCGACACTGTTAGACCCTGTAGGGGCAGGCGCAAGCAGTCTCAGGACAAACACTGCGGTGGATCTCATGAAGGAGATAAAGTTTGACGTTATACGCGGGAATGCCTCAGAGATTAAGACTCTCGCGCTAGGCTCCGGGAAAACTCACGGCGTTGACGCGGACAAAGCTGACTCCGTGAGCGACTCAAATCTCGGATTCATGGCTGGATTCGTTCGTGATTTCGCGAAATCG
This is a stretch of genomic DNA from Synergistaceae bacterium. It encodes these proteins:
- the thiM gene encoding hydroxyethylthiazole kinase, with the protein product MLSSCLENVRAMSPLVHNITNYVTVNDVANAILAAGASPIMADEPDDAYEITAICSALNVNIGTLNSRTIEAMFRAGKRASELGHATLLDPVGAGASSLRTNTAVDLMKEIKFDVIRGNASEIKTLALGSGKTHGVDADKADSVSDSNLGFMAGFVRDFAKSSRAVAALTGAIDIVSDGEKCYVIRNGRAEMGRITGTGCMLSGIMAAFVAANPGNVLEACAAAVCVMGLAGEIGYSHLQNHEGNSTYRNRIIDAIYTMTGEILDGGAKYEIIG